Below is a window of Halobaculum lipolyticum DNA.
GCGCCACCGGCGACGCCCGCGAGCGCGCCGAGCGTCCCCACCGCCCCGAACCCCGGTCCGGCCGCGTGCGAGGCGGTGCCGCCGGCCGTCGACGTGTCCGCGGTCGACGACGTCGCCGTGGCGGTGGGCGTCGCCGGCGCGGTGGCGGTCGCCGCGGCGGTCCCGAACCGCGACCGGTCGCCGCCGGTGCCCGGCCCGTCGGGGAACGTCCACAGCCCGGCGTCGGCGCCGTCGCCGCCGCGAGCCCCCATCGACGAGGCGACGAAGTACTCGCCGGGGACGGCGAGGCGGGCCGTCCAGAAGCGCGTGTCGGCGGGGTCGGCCCACCACGTCTCCTCGACCGGGGCGGCCGGGTCGGAGACGTCGTGGCGCTTCACGCCGCCCTGGTACCACGACGTGTACAGCGTGTCCTCGCGGAGGTCGAGGTTGTGAGCGGTCGTCCACGTGCCCGCGAACGTGGAGTCGGGCGCCGACGGCGGGTCGACGCTCGACACGAGCGCGGGGTCGCTCGGGTCGGACACGTCGTACAGGTCGACGCCGCTCGGCCCGCCGAGCACGTCGCCGTCGTACTCGACGGCCCACGTCTCCCGGCCGACCGCGAGCACGTCGCCGTCCGGCGACAACTGCGAGTAGTGGTGGTTGCCCGGCGGCGTCGTCCCCTCGCGCGGGGGCGGGCTCCGGAGGTCGGCCGGGTCGCCCGGGTCGACGCTCCCGAGGAACGCGGGGGCCGCCGGGTCGGAGACGTCGAGCAGGTACGTCCCGGCGTCCCAGTAGGCGAGCGCGGCGACGCCGTTCCGGACGGTGACGTCGTGGACCGTGCGCAGCCCCGACCGGACGTCGCGCCACGACTCGTCGACGTCGACGACCGACCAGCGGGCGAGTTCGCTCGCCGCGTCGAGGTCGACGACGACGAGCGGGTTCGCGTCGCCGTCGTTGCCCGTGAGGTAGCAGTGGCGCCCGTCGAGGTCGCAGTTGTGGATCGGGAAGTCGGTGGCGTAAAAGCCCACGTCGCGCGGGGCGGCCGGGTCGGACACGTCGACG
It encodes the following:
- a CDS encoding LVIVD repeat-containing protein; amino-acid sequence: MHRRRVLRVAGAALGAGVVGRRGTGRARGQSGDDAEDGDATGGSGGGYGPLGSVAVAGTREAVVSGDGTVAYLALGDGYATVDLSDPSDPTVLAERRDLLPDRPDGPLDLLNDAKVSGDRLVVVGPAHPGRELPHGVLIVDVSDPAAPRDVGFYATDFPIHNCDLDGRHCYLTGNDGDANPLVVVDLDAASELARWSVVDVDESWRDVRSGLRTVHDVTVRNGVAALAYWDAGTYLLDVSDPAAPAFLGSVDPGDPADLRSPPPREGTTPPGNHHYSQLSPDGDVLAVGRETWAVEYDGDVLGGPSGVDLYDVSDPSDPALVSSVDPPSAPDSTFAGTWTTAHNLDLREDTLYTSWYQGGVKRHDVSDPAAPVEETWWADPADTRFWTARLAVPGEYFVASSMGARGGDGADAGLWTFPDGPGTGGDRSRFGTAAATATAPATPTATATSSTADTSTAGGTASHAAGPGFGAVGTLGALAGVAGGAALAVRRTGRRTGADRDDE